One segment of Methanobrevibacter wolinii SH DNA contains the following:
- a CDS encoding coiled-coil domain-containing protein, which yields MVDDEKYEKLVLKSKNQSEELNHLTNEIIPDLKKENKQLKNLKKELTDALDSSTKRYYEQLDINADLSETFTKNGAELAILKVKYEKLQKDYDKVISSQNEENSNEIKQLKKENKELSKKLDSAESKLSKLTNDNNSLKEERKSLYNDKNELESYKNDLNEKIANLEYKINDLKESISNKEKQLNKLNSELNHKDKIIKDLKKSNNKLNDNLKDEQNKGFLSKLIN from the coding sequence GTGGTAGATGATGAAAAATACGAAAAATTAGTATTAAAAAGCAAAAATCAATCAGAAGAATTAAATCATTTAACTAATGAAATCATACCTGATCTTAAAAAGGAAAATAAACAGTTAAAAAATTTAAAAAAAGAATTAACTGATGCATTAGACTCTTCTACTAAAAGATATTATGAACAGTTAGATATTAATGCAGATTTAAGTGAAACATTTACTAAAAATGGTGCAGAACTTGCAATTCTTAAAGTAAAATATGAAAAACTTCAAAAAGATTATGATAAAGTAATAAGTTCTCAAAATGAAGAGAATAGTAATGAAATTAAACAATTAAAAAAAGAAAATAAGGAACTTTCTAAAAAATTAGATTCAGCTGAAAGTAAATTATCTAAATTAACTAATGATAATAATTCTTTAAAAGAAGAAAGAAAAAGTTTATATAATGATAAAAATGAATTAGAATCCTATAAAAATGATTTAAATGAAAAAATTGCAAATTTAGAATATAAAATTAATGATTTAAAAGAAAGTATTTCAAATAAAGAAAAACAACTTAATAAACTTAATTCTGAACTTAATCATAAAGATAAAATTATTAAAGATCTTAAAAAATCTAACAATAAGTTAAATGATAATCTTAAAGATGAACAAAATAAAGGTTTTTTATCAAAGTTAATTAATTAA
- a CDS encoding class II glutamine amidotransferase, which produces MCVIVIKPPNTNISRRNIEAMYKQNPHGVGISYYNPKEDMIVWKKGLTDLDEIENIINKLYPIETIIHFRYGTSGPNNAKMCHPFPINEENRLQGKSKKIFYHNGELKAFEPEENSEYSDAYLFWKEVVNKVNIPLDKEVEKWFDDGINKMAFHTTDGIQTVGEYFEWDGLKVSNLKFTRFLFEKSKPRKVLSFIKWKIVLRSINGIINGFTKLRDKIE; this is translated from the coding sequence ATGTGTGTAATTGTTATTAAACCACCAAACACAAATATTTCAAGAAGAAATATAGAAGCAATGTATAAACAAAACCCACATGGAGTAGGAATAAGTTATTATAATCCAAAAGAAGATATGATAGTTTGGAAAAAAGGTTTAACAGACTTAGATGAAATTGAAAACATTATAAACAAATTATATCCTATAGAGACCATTATTCATTTTAGATATGGAACATCAGGACCAAATAATGCTAAAATGTGCCATCCTTTTCCAATTAATGAAGAAAATAGACTCCAAGGTAAATCAAAAAAAATATTTTATCATAATGGAGAATTAAAAGCATTTGAACCAGAAGAAAATTCAGAATATAGTGATGCATATCTTTTTTGGAAAGAAGTTGTAAATAAAGTTAATATTCCTCTTGATAAAGAAGTTGAGAAATGGTTTGATGATGGAATAAATAAAATGGCATTTCATACAACAGATGGTATTCAAACAGTAGGAGAATACTTTGAATGGGATGGACTTAAAGTAAGTAATCTTAAATTTACAAGATTTTTATTTGAAAAATCTAAACCAAGAAAAGTTCTATCTTTTATAAAATGGAAAATAGTTTTAAGATCAATTAATGGAATTATTAATGGATTTACAAAATTAAGAGATAAAATTGAATAA
- the lysS gene encoding lysine--tRNA ligase encodes MEHWIERIADDLNNMDVEKHTIASGTSISGSIHIGNSCDIFIANAIGKQLKKLGSDVEVIWIADDHDPLRKVPYPLPENFTKYLGMPYSTIPCPDGCCKNFVEHFEKPLFNVLDDYGIDVSIKSGFEMYKSGVYNDYIRTALENHNRIREIFDQYRREPLAENWLPYNPICEKCGRVNTTTAYDFDGDKVYYKCECGHEGVSDITKGDGKLTWRVEWAARWKIFNTTCEPFGKDHAASGGSYDVSKVISKEIFDYDAPYPVPYEWITLNGEAMSKSHGVFFTPQQWLEIGPAESLNYYLFRSKPMKPKDFSPKMDFVNLMEQFDTVEKVFYDEVEAPSEKEARKFKEIYNIAQINEGSPLPFRPPYRFLINAIQIVGGCDLEKIFGILKRNSQLTKSFEDKEFNDLTETELAQYKERVENVNNWLNLYAPKFVKFNVQYKSIPNLPLQEEQDAFLKDLADLIENNNYTHAEDLHDDMYKALESHNLKPQKAFQAIYKMILGKKQGPRAASFLLSLDKDFVVKRLRKEE; translated from the coding sequence ATGGAACATTGGATAGAAAGAATAGCTGATGATTTAAATAATATGGATGTAGAAAAACACACAATAGCTAGTGGTACATCTATATCAGGATCAATACATATTGGAAATTCTTGTGATATATTTATTGCAAATGCAATAGGTAAACAATTAAAAAAATTAGGTAGTGATGTTGAAGTCATATGGATTGCTGATGATCACGATCCATTAAGAAAAGTACCATACCCACTTCCAGAAAATTTTACTAAATACTTAGGTATGCCTTATTCAACAATTCCATGTCCTGATGGATGTTGTAAAAACTTTGTTGAACACTTTGAAAAACCATTATTTAATGTATTAGATGATTATGGAATAGATGTAAGTATTAAATCTGGTTTTGAAATGTATAAATCAGGAGTATACAACGATTATATAAGAACTGCATTAGAAAACCATAATAGAATAAGAGAAATATTCGATCAATACAGAAGAGAACCATTAGCAGAAAATTGGTTACCTTACAATCCAATTTGTGAAAAATGTGGAAGAGTAAACACAACTACTGCATATGATTTTGATGGTGATAAAGTTTACTACAAATGTGAATGTGGTCATGAAGGAGTTTCTGATATAACTAAAGGTGATGGAAAACTTACATGGAGAGTAGAATGGGCTGCTAGATGGAAAATATTCAACACTACTTGTGAACCATTTGGAAAAGATCATGCAGCAAGTGGTGGATCTTATGATGTAAGTAAAGTTATTTCAAAAGAAATATTTGATTATGATGCACCATATCCAGTTCCATATGAATGGATTACTCTTAATGGTGAAGCAATGAGTAAATCCCATGGAGTATTCTTTACACCACAACAATGGTTAGAAATTGGACCTGCAGAAAGTCTTAATTATTATTTATTCAGAAGTAAACCAATGAAACCAAAAGATTTCTCACCTAAAATGGACTTTGTAAATTTAATGGAACAATTTGATACTGTAGAAAAAGTATTTTATGATGAAGTAGAAGCACCATCTGAAAAAGAAGCAAGAAAATTCAAAGAAATCTATAATATAGCACAAATTAATGAAGGTAGTCCATTACCATTTAGACCACCTTATAGATTCCTTATTAATGCAATACAAATTGTTGGTGGTTGTGACCTTGAAAAAATTTTTGGAATCTTAAAAAGAAATTCACAATTAACTAAAAGCTTTGAAGATAAAGAATTTAATGATTTAACTGAAACAGAACTTGCACAATATAAAGAAAGAGTAGAGAATGTAAATAATTGGTTAAATTTATATGCACCTAAATTTGTTAAATTTAATGTACAATATAAATCAATACCTAATTTACCACTTCAAGAAGAACAAGATGCATTCTTAAAAGACCTTGCAGATTTAATTGAAAATAACAATTATACACATGCTGAAGATTTACATGACGATATGTATAAAGCATTAGAATCTCACAATTTAAAACCACAAAAAGCATTCCAAGCAATTTATAAAATGATTCTTGGTAAAAAACAAGGTCCTAGAGCAGCATCATTCTTACTTTCATTAGATAAAGATTTTGTTGTTAAAAGACTTAGAAAAGAAGAATAA
- the polC gene encoding DNA polymerase II large subunit → MDYFERLEKETLELYDIANEARSKGLDVTTETEIPRAKDLAERVEGLVGPEGVAKQIKHLESQGLDREQVAFEIAAEISSQDIEEKGKEASAKREELADQALRTALAILTEGVVAAPLEGIAKVSIKENSDGGKYLAVYFAGPIRSAGGTAAALAVLLGDKIREATGLDIYKPTDDEIERYVEEVELYESEVTNLQYSPTADEVRFAANNIPVEVTGETTDSIEVSHRDLPRVETNNIRGGALLAMVEGVIQKSKKIHKIANKLKLDKWEFLLEYAKPKSDDSSDNKSDDSLEEGDVETYPGEVDDKPIFAKYIQDIIGGRPVLSYPSEKGGFRLRYGRSRNTGLATMGVHPAAMEIIEYIAVGTQMKIERPGKGNCVVPVDSIEGPIVKLKNGDVLRVDSIKLARKIKKNIAEILFLGDMLIAFGEFLRNNQPMLPAGWCQEWWIEHIRNSTKYKSGDNVHELDLKSLEFEEISAEEAFRISKEYNVPLHPDYTFCYHDISKKELNDLIQWILDENPDYNDGDELKLNISYQKRILEVIGVFHKVEDGNIIINKDISYALIHTLGRTLTDEELNNHDMEVMDAINLISEVPIEFKAPTYIGTRVGRPEKSKERLMRPAPNVLFPIGNNGGSRRLVAEAAKKGSIKIDLARRQCTKCNLSSFQSLCPYCGAPTTFGKTGIKKINLAKMLRNASDNIGVRKVDEMKGVVGLISENKIPEPLEKGILRAKNHVFCFKEATIRHDSTDLPLTHFIPKEIGVSVEKLHEMGYENDCYGQPITSEEQIIELKVQDVVISENCADYLVNVANFVDDELEKFYKMDTFYNVDKREDLIGHLIAGLAPHTSAGVLGRIVGFTKALGCYAHPYFHSSKRRNCDSDEDSVMLLLDPLINFSKSYLPSTRGGSMDAPLVLSTRIDPQEIDDESHNLDIFERFPLEFFERTKKPVKPAELLDLIDNVSMHLGTPEQYSGLMFSHNTSSIHAGPTLCMYKRLPSMKEKVEGQINLAEIIRAVDQRGVVEGVLSSHFLPDIMGNVRAFSKQKVRCTNCNSKYRRIPLSGKCTNCGGNLILSVSKGSVTKYLDISKQLVNRYPVSHYLEQRLEIQEFGIKSLFESDKSKQSSLDVFL, encoded by the coding sequence ATGGATTATTTTGAAAGATTAGAAAAAGAAACACTGGAATTATATGATATAGCTAATGAAGCTAGGTCTAAAGGTTTGGATGTCACTACTGAAACAGAAATTCCAAGAGCAAAAGATTTAGCTGAAAGAGTAGAGGGGCTTGTTGGTCCTGAAGGTGTTGCTAAGCAGATTAAACATCTTGAATCACAAGGTCTTGATCGTGAGCAAGTAGCATTTGAAATTGCAGCAGAAATATCTTCTCAAGATATTGAAGAAAAAGGTAAAGAAGCATCTGCTAAAAGAGAAGAATTAGCTGATCAAGCTCTTAGGACTGCATTAGCTATATTAACAGAAGGAGTAGTTGCTGCTCCTTTAGAAGGTATTGCTAAAGTTAGTATTAAAGAGAATTCTGATGGAGGTAAATATCTTGCAGTTTATTTTGCAGGTCCAATTAGGAGTGCAGGAGGTACTGCTGCTGCTTTAGCTGTACTTCTTGGAGATAAAATCAGGGAAGCTACAGGTTTAGATATTTATAAACCTACTGATGATGAAATTGAAAGATATGTAGAAGAAGTAGAACTTTATGAATCTGAAGTTACTAATCTTCAATATTCTCCTACTGCTGATGAAGTAAGATTTGCTGCAAATAATATTCCTGTTGAAGTAACTGGTGAAACTACTGATTCTATTGAAGTATCACATAGAGATCTTCCTCGTGTTGAAACTAATAATATACGTGGTGGAGCTCTTCTTGCTATGGTTGAAGGAGTTATCCAAAAATCTAAAAAAATTCATAAAATTGCTAATAAACTTAAGTTAGATAAATGGGAGTTTTTACTTGAATATGCAAAACCTAAATCTGATGATAGTTCTGATAATAAATCTGATGATTCTCTTGAAGAAGGTGATGTAGAAACTTATCCTGGAGAAGTTGATGATAAACCAATATTTGCTAAATATATTCAGGATATTATTGGAGGAAGGCCTGTTTTAAGTTATCCTTCTGAAAAAGGAGGTTTTAGATTAAGATATGGTCGTTCACGTAATACTGGACTTGCTACTATGGGAGTTCATCCTGCAGCAATGGAAATTATTGAATATATTGCTGTTGGAACCCAAATGAAAATTGAAAGACCAGGTAAAGGTAATTGTGTTGTTCCTGTAGATTCTATTGAAGGACCAATTGTTAAACTTAAAAATGGTGATGTTTTACGTGTAGATAGTATTAAACTTGCTCGTAAAATTAAAAAGAATATTGCAGAAATTCTTTTCCTTGGTGATATGCTTATTGCATTTGGTGAATTCTTAAGAAACAACCAACCTATGCTTCCTGCAGGATGGTGTCAAGAATGGTGGATTGAACATATTAGGAATTCTACTAAGTACAAATCTGGAGATAATGTACATGAATTAGATTTAAAAAGTTTAGAATTTGAAGAAATCTCTGCAGAAGAAGCATTTAGAATCTCTAAAGAGTATAATGTTCCACTTCATCCTGATTATACTTTCTGTTATCATGATATAAGTAAAAAAGAGCTTAATGATTTAATCCAATGGATTTTAGATGAAAATCCAGATTATAATGATGGTGATGAACTTAAACTTAATATTTCATATCAAAAACGTATTCTTGAGGTTATTGGTGTTTTTCATAAAGTTGAAGATGGAAATATAATAATTAATAAAGATATTTCTTATGCTTTAATACATACTTTAGGAAGAACTCTTACTGATGAAGAATTAAATAATCATGACATGGAAGTAATGGATGCAATAAATTTAATTTCAGAAGTACCTATTGAATTTAAGGCACCAACATATATTGGAACTCGTGTAGGTAGACCAGAAAAATCTAAAGAAAGATTAATGAGACCAGCACCTAATGTTTTATTCCCTATTGGTAATAATGGTGGAAGTAGAAGGTTAGTTGCAGAAGCTGCTAAAAAAGGTTCAATTAAAATAGATCTTGCTAGACGACAATGTACTAAATGTAATTTAAGTTCATTCCAATCATTATGTCCATATTGTGGTGCACCTACAACTTTTGGTAAAACTGGTATTAAAAAGATTAATTTAGCTAAAATGCTTAGAAATGCATCTGATAATATTGGTGTTAGAAAAGTTGATGAAATGAAAGGTGTTGTAGGTTTAATTTCTGAGAATAAAATACCTGAACCTTTAGAAAAAGGTATTTTACGTGCTAAAAATCATGTATTTTGTTTTAAAGAAGCTACAATTAGACATGATTCTACTGATTTACCTTTAACTCACTTTATTCCAAAAGAAATTGGGGTAAGTGTTGAAAAATTACATGAAATGGGATATGAAAATGATTGTTATGGCCAACCTATTACTAGTGAAGAACAAATTATAGAACTTAAAGTTCAAGATGTTGTTATTTCAGAAAATTGTGCAGATTATTTAGTTAATGTTGCAAATTTTGTAGATGATGAACTTGAGAAATTTTATAAAATGGATACATTTTATAATGTGGATAAACGTGAGGATTTAATTGGTCATTTAATTGCAGGTCTTGCTCCTCACACTTCTGCAGGTGTTTTAGGACGTATTGTTGGATTTACTAAAGCATTAGGATGTTATGCTCATCCATATTTCCATTCTTCAAAAAGAAGAAATTGTGATAGTGATGAAGATTCAGTAATGCTTTTACTTGATCCGTTAATTAACTTTTCAAAATCCTATTTGCCAAGTACTCGTGGTGGAAGTATGGATGCTCCTTTGGTTTTATCAACTCGAATTGATCCTCAGGAAATTGATGATGAATCACATAATTTAGATATATTTGAAAGATTCCCTCTTGAATTTTTTGAAAGAACTAAAAAACCAGTTAAACCAGCAGAATTACTTGACCTTATTGATAATGTAAGTATGCATTTAGGAACTCCTGAACAGTATAGTGGTTTAATGTTTTCTCATAACACATCTAGTATTCATGCAGGTCCAACATTATGTATGTATAAACGCTTACCTTCAATGAAAGAAAAAGTAGAAGGTCAAATTAACCTTGCAGAAATTATACGTGCTGTAGATCAAAGAGGTGTAGTTGAAGGAGTTTTATCAAGTCATTTCTTACCTGATATTATGGGTAATGTACGTGCATTTTCTAAACAAAAAGTTAGATGTACTAATTGTAATTCAAAATATAGACGAATTCCATTATCTGGTAAATGTACTAATTGTGGAGGTAATCTTATTCTCAGTGTATCTAAAGGTTCTGTAACTAAATATTTAGATATTTCAAAACAATTAGTTAATAGATATCCTGTTTCACATTATCTTGAACAAAGGTTAGAAATCCAAGAATTTGGTATTAAGTCTCTGTTTGAAAGTGATAAATCTAAACAAAGTTCATTAGATGTGTTTTTATAG
- the nrdD gene encoding anaerobic ribonucleoside-triphosphate reductase has product METRSEVANNLNKNIKVSVKKNNGVMERFSYEKLLKSLVMVETPFFESDKIISNVVSSLYDGITTKEIKKIVYESLCDVSEESANKYLATTTLKVRTTRDKIEAFDLTKIVNTLVQETNASQETAFEIASEVWKELKKLNVDYVTAPMIREMVNTKLVEYGLEDIRKDYTRLGIPVYNITSLIENGNHDNANMMHNPETIHKYVADEALKQYALLHVLPSHLADAHMSGDIHIHDLEYFAARPLNCLQHDIRSFIRYGLKVDGTGDHTSVAGAPSHMETLMNHTGEIMLAAQQNMSGGQAMSFWNVFVAPFARGRSYEEIKQAVQMLIYNLNMAYAARGSQVPFTSMQLEFGVPKFLEDVTAYGPGGKVVGTYGDFEEETRLIQRAFTENLYHGDKDGKPHLFPNTIYTLRKETLKGDYDEDLYRVHELSAKFGSPYFVNMLPKYRGNMANYMGCRTCLQDTWTGDWDQDCLRTGNLAYVTMNLPRIGYQSKDESQVFEYLDNYMDLVVETLLLRREQALHCLNDYDVLPFLTQKINGENYYRVENSTLSFGFVGLNEMLLALFGEGIDNPDANKFGVKCIKYIYDRAEELQKETGLRWSVIQTPAETTAYRFATLDKEQFGDKAILQGDNGANYYTNSSHVPVNSEISLVDKIKIEEQYHPITPGGHIFHAFMGESYSDPQSLMSLTNKIAKKSDIGFWAYSSALSFCLKCKTLMKGLNNKCPNCGETEDVEWYDRITGYVQQVGHAKSANGGWNAGKRQELLDRRRFQRN; this is encoded by the coding sequence ATGGAAACTAGATCTGAAGTCGCAAATAACTTAAATAAAAATATTAAAGTTTCTGTAAAAAAGAATAATGGTGTAATGGAGAGATTCAGTTATGAAAAATTATTAAAATCTTTAGTCATGGTAGAAACACCATTTTTTGAATCTGATAAAATAATTTCAAATGTTGTTTCATCATTATATGATGGAATCACTACAAAAGAAATTAAAAAAATTGTTTATGAATCATTATGTGATGTTAGTGAAGAATCAGCTAATAAATATTTAGCAACTACTACTTTAAAAGTAAGAACTACAAGAGATAAAATTGAAGCATTTGATTTAACTAAAATAGTTAATACTTTAGTTCAAGAAACTAATGCATCTCAAGAAACTGCTTTTGAAATTGCTTCTGAAGTTTGGAAAGAACTTAAAAAATTAAATGTTGATTATGTAACTGCACCTATGATTAGGGAAATGGTTAACACTAAATTAGTTGAATATGGTCTTGAAGATATTAGGAAAGATTATACTCGTTTAGGAATTCCAGTATATAACATTACTTCTTTAATTGAAAATGGTAACCATGATAATGCTAATATGATGCATAACCCTGAAACTATTCATAAATATGTTGCTGATGAAGCATTAAAACAATATGCATTATTACATGTATTACCTTCACATTTAGCAGATGCTCATATGTCTGGTGATATTCACATACATGATTTAGAATACTTTGCAGCAAGACCATTAAATTGTTTACAACATGATATTAGATCATTTATTAGATATGGTCTTAAAGTAGATGGTACTGGAGATCATACTTCTGTTGCAGGAGCTCCTTCTCATATGGAAACTTTAATGAACCATACTGGTGAAATTATGCTTGCAGCACAACAAAACATGTCTGGTGGACAAGCTATGTCTTTCTGGAATGTATTTGTAGCACCATTTGCAAGAGGTAGATCTTATGAAGAGATTAAACAAGCTGTTCAAATGTTAATCTACAACTTGAACATGGCTTATGCTGCTAGAGGTTCACAAGTTCCATTTACAAGTATGCAATTAGAATTTGGAGTTCCAAAATTCTTAGAAGATGTAACAGCATATGGTCCTGGTGGAAAAGTAGTTGGAACTTATGGTGATTTTGAGGAAGAAACTAGATTAATCCAAAGAGCATTTACTGAAAATTTATATCACGGAGATAAAGATGGAAAACCTCACCTTTTCCCAAATACTATTTATACTTTACGTAAAGAAACATTAAAAGGAGATTATGATGAGGATTTATATAGAGTACATGAACTCTCTGCAAAATTTGGTTCTCCTTACTTTGTAAATATGTTACCTAAATACAGAGGAAACATGGCAAATTATATGGGATGTAGGACTTGTCTCCAAGATACTTGGACTGGAGACTGGGATCAAGATTGTTTAAGAACAGGTAACCTTGCTTATGTTACAATGAACCTTCCTAGAATTGGGTATCAATCTAAAGATGAATCTCAAGTATTTGAATACTTAGATAATTACATGGATTTAGTAGTTGAAACTTTATTATTAAGAAGAGAGCAAGCATTACATTGTTTAAATGATTATGATGTACTTCCTTTCTTAACTCAAAAAATTAATGGTGAAAATTATTACAGAGTAGAAAACTCTACTTTATCCTTTGGTTTTGTTGGTCTTAATGAAATGTTACTTGCATTATTTGGTGAAGGTATTGATAATCCAGATGCAAATAAATTTGGTGTAAAATGTATTAAATATATCTATGATAGAGCTGAAGAATTACAAAAAGAAACTGGTCTTAGATGGTCTGTAATTCAAACTCCTGCAGAAACTACTGCATATAGATTTGCAACACTTGATAAAGAACAATTTGGAGATAAAGCAATATTACAAGGAGATAATGGTGCTAATTATTACACTAACTCTTCACATGTTCCTGTTAACTCTGAGATTTCACTTGTAGATAAAATAAAAATAGAAGAACAATATCATCCAATTACTCCTGGTGGACATATTTTCCACGCATTTATGGGTGAATCTTACTCTGATCCACAATCATTAATGAGTTTAACTAATAAAATTGCTAAAAAATCAGATATTGGATTCTGGGCTTACAGTTCTGCTTTAAGTTTCTGTTTAAAATGTAAAACATTAATGAAAGGATTAAATAATAAATGTCCTAACTGTGGTGAAACTGAAGATGTTGAATGGTATGATAGGATTACTGGATATGTTCAACAAGTAGGTCATGCTAAATCTGCTAATGGTGGATGGAATGCAGGTAAACGTCAAGAACTTTTAGATAGACGCCGATTCCAAAGAAATTAA
- the thiC gene encoding phosphomethylpyrimidine synthase — translation MTQLEDARKGILTDEMKTVAKRENVSEDFILKSVANGTIVIPKNLNHDIKATGIGAGLRTKVNATVGTSTDIVNFDEEVYKAQVAIDAGADCLMELSIGGDLDEIRQRVLDMSPLPVGSVPVYQAAIESIRNNGSVIEMDEDDLFKTIEKQAKMGIDFMAIHCSVNVETLKRLKKQGRECGLVSRGGSFISSWMVENKLENPLYKDYDYILDIAKENDVVLSLANAMRAGAIADSTDRAQVQELIVLGELVDRAREAGVQTMIEGPGHIPINEIPANVTIQKKLCSNAPFYMLGPLVCDIAPGYDHIVSAIGAAESAKAGADFVCYVTPAEHLALPSSEDVKTGVISTRIGAYAGDMAKGVHNGEKDLKMAHARKALDWEAQYDLAISPEDARAKRNNRPPSDSDACTMCGDYCAIKIVNAWLDKADDNVFDDI, via the coding sequence ATGACTCAATTAGAAGATGCAAGAAAAGGTATACTTACTGATGAAATGAAAACAGTAGCAAAAAGAGAAAATGTTTCAGAAGATTTTATTTTAAAATCTGTTGCTAATGGAACTATTGTTATTCCAAAAAATTTAAATCATGATATTAAAGCTACTGGTATTGGTGCTGGACTTAGAACTAAAGTTAATGCTACTGTAGGTACTTCTACTGATATTGTTAATTTTGATGAAGAAGTTTATAAAGCTCAAGTTGCAATTGATGCAGGTGCAGATTGTTTAATGGAATTAAGTATTGGTGGGGATCTTGATGAAATTAGACAAAGAGTTTTAGATATGTCACCACTCCCAGTAGGGAGTGTTCCAGTATATCAAGCTGCTATTGAATCTATTAGAAATAATGGTTCTGTAATAGAAATGGATGAAGATGATTTATTTAAAACCATTGAAAAACAAGCTAAAATGGGTATTGACTTTATGGCTATTCATTGTAGTGTAAATGTTGAAACTTTAAAAAGACTTAAAAAACAAGGTCGTGAATGTGGTCTTGTATCAAGAGGAGGATCATTTATTTCTTCATGGATGGTTGAAAATAAATTAGAAAATCCATTATACAAAGATTATGATTATATTTTAGATATTGCTAAAGAAAATGATGTTGTATTATCTCTTGCAAATGCTATGAGAGCGGGAGCAATTGCAGATTCTACTGATAGAGCACAAGTTCAAGAACTTATTGTTCTTGGTGAATTAGTAGACCGTGCTAGGGAAGCAGGTGTTCAAACTATGATTGAAGGACCAGGTCATATTCCTATTAATGAAATTCCTGCAAATGTAACTATTCAGAAAAAATTATGTAGTAATGCACCTTTCTATATGTTAGGACCATTAGTATGTGATATTGCGCCTGGTTATGATCATATTGTATCTGCTATTGGTGCTGCAGAATCTGCTAAAGCAGGTGCTGATTTTGTATGTTATGTAACTCCTGCAGAACATCTTGCTTTACCATCTTCTGAAGATGTAAAAACTGGTGTTATTTCTACTAGAATTGGTGCTTATGCTGGAGATATGGCAAAGGGAGTACATAATGGTGAAAAAGATCTTAAAATGGCACATGCTCGTAAAGCATTAGATTGGGAAGCTCAATATGATTTAGCTATTTCTCCTGAAGATGCTCGTGCAAAAAGAAATAATAGGCCACCATCAGATAGTGATGCATGTACTATGTGTGGAGATTATTGTGCAATTAAAATAGTTAATGCATGGTTAGACAAAGCTGATGATAATGTCTTTGATGATATTTAA
- a CDS encoding nucleoside deaminase: MIDDIYFMKEAIIEAKKSIEEGGIPIGAVLVSNGKIVGRGHNRMIQEDSPILHGEIDAINNAGRLTYLEYSQSTLYTTLSPCPMCSGAIVLYNIPRVVIGENVTLMGAENFLEINNIEVEVLQMEEIREIFNDFIENHPEVWDKEKERVSNSTTCNSSF, from the coding sequence ATGATTGATGATATCTATTTTATGAAAGAAGCAATTATTGAAGCTAAAAAATCTATTGAAGAAGGAGGAATTCCAATTGGGGCTGTTTTAGTTTCTAATGGGAAAATTGTAGGTCGTGGTCATAATCGTATGATTCAAGAAGATTCTCCTATTTTACATGGTGAAATAGATGCAATTAATAATGCAGGAAGATTAACTTATCTTGAATATAGTCAATCTACATTATATACTACTCTTTCTCCTTGTCCAATGTGTTCTGGTGCAATTGTTTTATATAATATTCCTCGTGTTGTAATTGGGGAAAATGTAACTTTAATGGGTGCTGAGAATTTTTTAGAAATTAATAATATTGAAGTTGAAGTTCTTCAAATGGAAGAAATACGTGAAATTTTTAATGACTTTATAGAGAATCATCCTGAAGTATGGGATAAAGAAAAAGAGCGTGTTTCAAATTCTACTACTTGTAATTCTAGTTTTTAA
- a CDS encoding preprotein translocase subunit Sec61beta, with the protein MSRKDDKIDMPQTGAGLVRYFDEESVGPKLSPEIVVVATIILAIFCFVLRYSA; encoded by the coding sequence ATGTCTAGAAAAGACGATAAAATTGATATGCCACAGACAGGTGCAGGTTTAGTTAGATATTTTGATGAAGAAAGTGTAGGACCTAAACTTTCTCCTGAAATCGTAGTGGTTGCAACTATAATCTTAGCAATATTCTGTTTTGTTTTAAGATATTCTGCATAA